A section of the Balnearium lithotrophicum genome encodes:
- a CDS encoding integrase core domain-containing protein, translating into RIGFAKVYSTKSSRSGKRFFQELEKFLPFKIEKVQTDNGSEFIGELEDYLKERGIEHYFSYPRSPKTNAHVERFIQTVEKELWMIEGTEPKVDEMNRKLFRYLNFYNFVRPHQGLGYKTPVEKFEEYIKKLQGVHHVLNENKNLTKYKYKCKYWLAFPQKNIRR; encoded by the coding sequence AGAATAGGCTTTGCAAAGGTTTATTCTACAAAAAGCAGCAGGAGTGGGAAAAGGTTCTTCCAGGAACTTGAAAAGTTTCTTCCCTTCAAAATAGAGAAAGTTCAGACAGACAACGGAAGTGAGTTTATAGGAGAGTTAGAGGACTACCTTAAGGAGAGGGGAATAGAACACTACTTCAGCTATCCGAGGTCTCCCAAGACCAATGCACACGTTGAAAGGTTCATACAGACGGTGGAGAAGGAACTGTGGATGATAGAAGGGACTGAGCCGAAAGTTGATGAAATGAACAGGAAACTATTTAGGTATCTAAACTTTTACAACTTCGTTAGGCCTCATCAAGGTCTTGGTTATAAGACTCCAGTAGAGAAGTTTGAGGAATATATTAAAAAACTCCAGGGTGTCCACCATGTATTGAACGAGAACAAAAACTTGACAAAATACAAGTACAAGTGTAAATATTGGCTTGCTTTCCCGCAGA